GGCGCATGGCGCTGCGGCCAAGCAGCCTTTTTCACTGAAGGGGATCGTGGACGCAGGCCATATGCCCTGAATGGGCTTGAAGAATGGGGCTCCCCCTCGGCTTCCTGGTCCAGGCGTTCCCGCGGAGCATTTCTTCAGGTTTCCCCTTCGCATCGCCTGGCGCCCAACGGGTTTGCGGCGCTCTGGGAGAGCAGGCCCCTGGTGGTTTCCACAGGCTGGCCCCTGAGGAAAGACACAAGGGGGAACCTGTGGAAAATACGGTTGTGAAACCGAAGCGCGAAGGCTAAAATGAGGGTGACTTCCACAATCTCTAGATGGGAGGAATCCGATGAAGGCCCGCGACGCTATAAAGGGGGTTTTGGGGTTGATTCTACTAGGGATCTAGGTCACCGATCCAACAGGTCCGTTTGCTCAGGCGGACAGCCCTCTGCCTCCTTCACCTGCTCCGGTTGCGGAGGATCCTGGTGGTGGAGGTGGATGGCTGTGGGCTCAGATGATCGAGAAAGCGGATGGAAGCATAAACAAAACTTATCCAAGTTATTATTATCAAGGACAATATTATTGCGATAATGACGCTGATATTGATTATACGTTAGTATATAACATGAATTATGGGCAAAATCCCGATAGCTTGAGGTATTATTCAACAGATCGATTTATCATATGGTTTGGACCATCAGCTCTTAAGGGGTATTCGTATACTTGGGACAAGGTTCATGTTTGTGTTGGAACATTGATTGATTTATCTCCACTTTCTTCTTTGATGAATGCAGTCTACCTTCACCAATAAGGAGGAGTTTTACATGCATATTCTTTTATTCGGTATATTCTGGTGGTTATGGGGTGGTATTGTTTGGAATATTATATTTATTTTGCGGCTTGATCGATCATTGTTTGGAATAATCTACTGGGCTGGCATAGGTGGGGTGTGGACTTTGCTTAAAAGACGACGTCGGTTTCGCTATCCTCTTTGGTGGGGATGGTTTTTGGGTATTGGAGCCGGGATAAGTAGCGGGGCACTCTGGATGAGATGGGAGCGGCTCTTGCAGGATACTCTTAATGTTGAATTATTGGCATTATTGGAATTTGTATTGTTTGGATTGATGCTGGGCATTTTTCAAGGACCTCTCTTTTCTTCAAAAATCCTTTCTTGGAAAACAATAGCATGGGCTGCAGCTACCGCGTTGAGCTGGACTATCGGTGGCCTTATTCTGTGGATGATCGCTTCTCAGATTGGATATCTGTGTCCGGGATTTGATTGTTTCTCAGAATTTCACGAATCTATTCGTAAGATCTTATGGTGGATAATTGTGGCAATGACATTCATTGTAACAAGCAGTGTAATATCTTTGATTCAGGATATGATGATGCAGCGTTGGTCTGGATAGGGAAGCCATGTGTGAAAACTCCGTGCCTTCACACGAGTACCCGGATCTTCCTTTAAATTGTCATTAATCAAAAGGAGTTACGCAGTTGAGACCCGACTGGGTCATTTCCACTGCCATATATGGGGTATTTTGGCTGATCACTCTCCATATGTTAGAATTCCTTCCTGTCAACTGCGTAAGTCTTAATAGTTTTTCAGAGGGTCGCTTGTTCGCAGAAAGGGCAAAGCAAGGTCTCAAGCAGGCTGAAGGATCCGCTCCTCTTCACGGCCCGGTGGTGAGCAGGGCCTCGAACTCGGCGGCCGCATCCCGCAGGCGTCCTTTGCCCCACCACAGGCTGAAATCGGCCCACTGGGGATCCCAGTCCAGAAACCAGCAGAAGGCCTCCACCTGGGGCTCCCCCGCGACCACAGACCATGCCGCCGTCAACCATCCCCGCGGGTAGTTGTGCGCCGGAGGAACGCCTTCATCCGGTGTGTAGGTGTTGGACGATGTGATGTAAACAGGCCGCCCGCGGGTCGAGGGATATGCATTGATGATCTCCAACCAGTCATACAGCGCCTGGAATCCGACCCGTGCCCCCATGGCGTCCCGAAGGTCCAGACGCGGCTCCTCTGCCTCCGGATAGCCCGCGGCGCGGGCCGCCTCCGGCCGGCCAGGCACGTGCAGGGCGAAGCCATCCGGCCCGGGGTTCCACTGCCCCATCGCCGCCCTCGCCCGTGTGGTTTCATCGATGAAGGCCACCAGGGTGTTGAAGTAATTCAGCCAGGGGACGTCCACGCGGCCCCGCCGTTCCCCATCCTGATCCCGAACATAGGGCCGCACTGGCCCCACCAGGAGACGCGCCCGGGGGTTCGCCGCCCGGAGGACCGCGGCCGCGTTGTCGGTGCGGACCGGCGATTCGCCGTAGCCGTTGAAGACCCGGGCATACCAGGCCGGAGAGATCGGACGATCGGGGCTCATGCGGTTGCTCAGGGCCTCGTTGGGGCCGCTCCCCAGAAAATAGGCGTAGACCCCCTGAAGCCGTTCGTCCCGGCCCAGGCGCTCCAGATAGCGCAGATAGCGCGCCAGCCCTTCCAGATCCCCGGGAGGGGGAAGGGTCTGCCCCCGGTCGTAATCCACCCGCACCAGGACCCGCAGGCCGCGGCGCTGATGCCGGGCGACGCGGGCAGCCAGGGCGTTGATCCCCCAATCCGGGTCCTCCGCTCGTTGCGCGTAGGTCAGCTCCACGGCCCATCCAGCGCGCCCTTTCCAGTCCCGCTCAGGATGCGGGAAGACCAGGCCCAGCTTGGTGGGGATGGCGAGGGGTGCGGGGGTGGGCTCGGGATCTCCGAGCGCGAGACGCCCCCGCAGGCGGCATCCTTCGTGGCAATCCCGATAGAACGCCACCGTCACCGATCCGGCAGGCATCGGGAAGCGCCAGACCCAGCGCCAGAGCATGAGCTCCGGCCGGGCTTCGATTCGCTCCAGCGCGGCGGGCTCCCCGTTGACCGTGAGCAGGATATGGCCCCACGGAACCCGATCCTGAACCTCCACAATCACCGGATCGCCGGGTCGGGGCGCGGATGGGATCACCCGGAACTGAGGCCATGGCCCCTCGCGGTCCGGCCCGATGCGCACCGTCACTTCCCCCGAAGGGGTCAGAATCCCCAGCAGCAGGAGCAGCCCCGCGAGGAGCGCCCCGCCGCGCCAACGACGCAGCACCGAAAACCACTGGCCTTTCATTCGCTCCCCCGCCATGCGGGCAGCGTGAACCGGATTCGCGTGCCGGTTTCCCCTTCGACCCGGCTCTCGATCTCCAGGCTGGATCCGTGCTGACGGAGGATCTCGGCCACGATGGCCAGCCCCAGCCCGGCTCCGGGGCCCCCGGGAGCTTCCCCGCGATAAAACGGCTCAGTGACATAGGGGAGATGCTCGGCGGGGATCCCCGGGCCGGTGTCGCTCACTTCGCACCGCACGCCCCCAGGAACGGATCGGAGGGAGACAAGGATGCGATCGCCGGGTCGGCTATAGCGAATGGCATTATCCAGCAGGTTCAGAAAGACCTGCTTCAGCCGATCCGCATCCCCCTGAACCAGCGGCACCTCTTCCCCTACCTCAAGGCTCAGGGATTGCTGGCGGGCCAGAGCCTCCGGGAGCTTCTCCGCGATGGCGGCCTCCGCCACGGCTACGATGGAGAGGGGATGAACGATCAGCGGCTCCCCGATGATCAGACGGCCCAGCTCCAGCACACTGTGGACCATGCGGAGCATGCGACGGGTTTCCTCCTCCAGGATGCGCATGGACTGGGAACGGATTTCCGGAGCGATCGCGGGGAGTTTAAGGACTTCCAGATGGGTCAGCATGGTCGCCAGGGGCGTTCGAAGCTCGTGGGCCAGACCGGTCAACAGGCGGCGCAGCTTCTCCAGGCCCCGATGGCTTTCCCTCGCATCCGCCACCAGGACCCAGAAGGCGTCTTCCATGGGAACAACCCACCAGCGCAGGGCCTGGCCTCCGGCGAGGACCAGGAAACGGGAGCGCCCCACCCCTCTGGCCTGCGCCGCCCGAACATCTTCCTCCAGAAAGGGTCGCCATTCCGCATCCGGCAGGAGGCCGGAGGCCGCGGGAAGCCCCAGCCACTGGCGTGCGAGCGGGCTGGCCGCCGTGTAGCGCCCATCCGGGCGCACGCGCAGGAAACCGAGCGATGCCCGATCCATCTGTAAAAAGGCGCGCCGGGCGGATTCCCGAGCGGACCATCGGCCTAGCATAAAGGCCAGCGTCAGGAGGAGGGCCAGAGCGAGCCATACCAGCCGCAGGTCCACCGTCCACATCCGACGCTTCCCTCATCGCCCATACCGCCCGGTGAGACGCCCAACGGCCCGCACATGCCCATGCAGCGCCTGTTCCACCTGGGCCGGGCTGGCCCCTGGAGGGAGGTCCGGGACGCTGTCGAGGGCGTAGAGGACGAACCGATACCGGTGAGCTGGCCCAGGAGGCGGGCATGGACCCCCATATCCGATGCGCCCGAAGTCGTTTCGTCCCTGCTTCCCGATACCCTCCACCTCCGGCTCCCGCGGGATGCCCTCCGGGAGCTCCGTCCGGTCGAGCGGGATCGCATACAGCACCCAGTGAATGAACCGTCCGCCAGGCGCATCGGGATCGTCAACGATCAGGACCAGGCTTCGGGCACCCGGTGGAGGGGGCTCCCAGCG
Above is a window of Thermoflexus sp. DNA encoding:
- a CDS encoding HAMP domain-containing sensor histidine kinase, with protein sequence MWTVDLRLVWLALALLLTLAFMLGRWSARESARRAFLQMDRASLGFLRVRPDGRYTAASPLARQWLGLPAASGLLPDAEWRPFLEEDVRAAQARGVGRSRFLVLAGGQALRWWVVPMEDAFWVLVADARESHRGLEKLRRLLTGLAHELRTPLATMLTHLEVLKLPAIAPEIRSQSMRILEEETRRMLRMVHSVLELGRLIIGEPLIVHPLSIVAVAEAAIAEKLPEALARQQSLSLEVGEEVPLVQGDADRLKQVFLNLLDNAIRYSRPGDRILVSLRSVPGGVRCEVSDTGPGIPAEHLPYVTEPFYRGEAPGGPGAGLGLAIVAEILRQHGSSLEIESRVEGETGTRIRFTLPAWRGSE
- a CDS encoding YbhB/YbcL family Raf kinase inhibitor-like protein; the protein is MRRCAVVLGMAWLLTLALGCGVTAPGPQAQTPPAGSPVSESGLPDLRLRSPAFAEGEAIPREYTCDGPDRSPPLRWEPPPPGARSLVLIVDDPDAPGGRFIHWVLYAIPLDRTELPEGIPREPEVEGIGKQGRNDFGRIGYGGPCPPPGPAHRYRFVLYALDSVPDLPPGASPAQVEQALHGHVRAVGRLTGRYGR